A single genomic interval of Flavobacterium sp. N2820 harbors:
- a CDS encoding glycosyltransferase, with product MKILLLGEYSRLHNSLKEGLVALGHEVSIVGCGDKFKQFPVDYSIHARICNDIKFVNFLYRGIRKVTRLDFEKIEKAIRFYLFLQKRNDYQHVQLINSDALETYPLLSRFLYKKLFKKVKSRSLLICGDETPIVDYLFKKEFKYSVLTPYFEKNSLEKEFHFPLKYRKNSYRKTFDWLVKNCQNLITSDLDYEIPMRKMGFQTTFIPNPINIDKITFQNIKIEDKIVIFLGINRLSYIKKGINYFEKALEIIQKKYADKVEIIITENLPYNEYILQYNKAHVLLDQVFAYDQGYNALEAMAKGKVVFTGAETEFLNQYQLEEDEVCSNALPNENKIATKLSFLIEHPEKISKISKNARKFIEKEHDYKFIAEKYLVSWK from the coding sequence ATGAAAATACTTTTACTTGGCGAATACAGCAGATTACACAATTCTTTGAAAGAAGGATTAGTCGCGCTTGGCCATGAAGTATCTATTGTAGGTTGTGGTGACAAGTTTAAGCAGTTTCCGGTTGATTATTCGATACATGCTCGAATTTGTAATGATATTAAATTTGTGAATTTTCTATATCGAGGAATTCGAAAAGTAACCCGATTAGACTTTGAAAAAATCGAAAAAGCCATACGCTTTTATTTGTTTTTACAAAAACGAAACGATTATCAGCATGTGCAATTGATAAATTCTGATGCTTTAGAAACTTATCCTTTGCTATCCCGCTTTTTATATAAAAAACTCTTTAAAAAAGTTAAAAGTAGAAGTCTATTAATTTGTGGTGATGAAACGCCAATAGTAGATTATTTGTTTAAAAAAGAATTCAAATATTCCGTTTTAACACCGTATTTTGAAAAGAATTCATTAGAAAAAGAATTTCATTTTCCGCTAAAATATAGAAAAAACAGCTATCGAAAAACATTTGATTGGTTAGTAAAAAATTGCCAAAACCTAATTACGTCTGACTTAGATTATGAAATTCCTATGCGAAAAATGGGATTTCAAACTACGTTTATTCCAAATCCGATAAATATAGATAAAATTACTTTTCAAAATATAAAAATTGAGGATAAAATTGTAATTTTCTTAGGTATCAATAGATTAAGTTACATCAAAAAAGGCATCAATTATTTCGAAAAAGCATTGGAAATTATCCAAAAAAAATATGCAGATAAAGTTGAAATTATTATCACCGAAAATCTTCCGTACAACGAATATATTTTGCAATATAACAAAGCACATGTTTTGCTAGATCAAGTATTTGCTTATGATCAAGGTTATAATGCTTTAGAAGCTATGGCAAAAGGAAAAGTAGTTTTTACAGGTGCTGAAACCGAATTTTTAAACCAATATCAATTAGAAGAAGACGAAGTTTGTAGTAATGCTTTGCCTAATGAAAATAAAATAGCTACCAAACTTTCGTTCTTGATTGAACACCCAGAAAAAATCAGCAAAATTTCTAAAAATGCCCGAAAATTTATCGAAAAAGAGCATGATTACAAATTTATAGCTGAGAAGTATTTAGTCTCTTGGAAATAA
- a CDS encoding class I SAM-dependent methyltransferase, with amino-acid sequence MYQSLKKIVHLIVPKKALFRIEPTLRTVFAMLQTGKNHTCTICSFNAKKWTKISNNDNLCPNCGSLSRDRRLWKLLNEKYLQENKSVLDFSPSRSLFRKWKKIKTVDYTASDLSGDFIADVQFDITNISKPNESYDLIICYHILEHVVEDIKAMQELFRVLKPNGTIWIQTPFKEGEIYEDYTITSEAERLIHFGQEDHVRFYSVDGLKKRLESVGFTILVNEYEKDDYLGFSNEIILLATK; translated from the coding sequence ATGTATCAATCATTAAAAAAAATAGTTCATTTAATAGTTCCCAAAAAAGCACTTTTTAGGATAGAACCAACTTTGAGAACTGTCTTTGCGATGCTACAAACTGGAAAAAACCATACGTGCACAATTTGTAGTTTCAATGCCAAAAAATGGACCAAAATATCAAACAATGACAACTTATGTCCAAATTGCGGAAGTTTATCACGCGATCGCAGACTGTGGAAGTTATTGAATGAAAAATATCTGCAAGAAAACAAATCCGTTTTAGATTTTTCACCATCAAGAAGTTTGTTCCGCAAATGGAAAAAAATTAAAACTGTAGACTATACAGCTTCTGATTTATCTGGAGATTTTATTGCTGATGTGCAATTTGATATAACTAATATTTCTAAACCAAATGAAAGTTATGATTTAATTATTTGCTATCATATTTTGGAACACGTAGTAGAAGATATAAAAGCGATGCAAGAATTATTTCGCGTATTGAAACCAAATGGAACAATATGGATTCAAACACCTTTTAAAGAGGGTGAAATTTATGAAGATTACACAATTACAAGTGAAGCTGAACGTTTAATACACTTTGGACAAGAAGATCATGTTCGATTTTATTCGGTTGATGGATTAAAAAAACGATTAGAATCTGTTGGATTTACTATTCTTGTAAATGAATATGAAAAAGACGACTATTTAGGATTTTCAAATGAAATAATACTGCTTGCAACAAAATAA
- a CDS encoding cell division ATP-binding protein FtsE, translated as MSEAVLSLKNATIYQDKNPVLTDVNIEVKHGEFLYLIGRTGSGKSSFLKTLYADLALIDGEGSVVDYDLPTLKESDIPYLRRKLGVVFQDFKLLPDRSVKENLLFVLKATGWSEKAEMELKIEEVLDKVGMKGFASKMPHQLSGGEQQRVGIARALLNDPELILADEPTGNLDPQTSVEVMEVLRKINANGKTILMATHDYALVLKYPSKTLKFEGGKMFEVVQRTV; from the coding sequence ATGTCAGAAGCAGTTCTATCTTTAAAAAACGCAACCATTTATCAAGATAAAAATCCAGTTTTAACCGATGTTAATATCGAAGTAAAGCATGGCGAATTTTTATATTTAATTGGTAGAACAGGATCAGGTAAAAGTAGTTTTTTAAAAACTTTATATGCTGATTTAGCGTTAATTGACGGTGAAGGTAGCGTTGTAGATTATGATTTACCAACTCTTAAAGAAAGTGATATTCCGTATTTAAGAAGAAAATTAGGTGTGGTTTTCCAAGATTTTAAATTACTACCAGACAGAAGTGTAAAAGAAAACCTTTTATTTGTTTTGAAAGCAACTGGTTGGTCTGAAAAAGCCGAAATGGAATTAAAAATTGAAGAAGTTTTAGACAAAGTTGGCATGAAAGGTTTTGCTTCAAAAATGCCACATCAACTTTCAGGTGGAGAACAACAACGTGTTGGAATTGCAAGAGCATTACTAAACGACCCAGAATTAATTTTAGCCGATGAACCAACAGGAAACCTTGACCCACAAACCAGTGTGGAAGTTATGGAGGTACTTCGAAAAATTAATGCTAATGGTAAAACTATTTTGATGGCTACGCACGATTATGCATTGGTTTTAAAATATCCTTCAAAAACGCTGAAATTTGAAGGTGGAAAAATGTTTGAAGTAGTTCAAAGAACGGTTTAA
- a CDS encoding glycosyltransferase family 2 protein yields MFSILIPIYNHNAFPLVEELHKQCLESKITFEILCQDDASQSVLNTFNEEINQLPNCSFISLKKNVAHRQNRNLLAEKAKYEWLLFIDGDSKIIQKNFIQNYIDNTQNYQVVYGGRNHPEDCPSNNQKLRWKYGKYIEDKIANERRKNPYKCLLFNNTLILKSEFNKVKFDSEITLYGHDDTQFSYNLSIIKSNVHHIDNPILHDDIDDNKKYLKKAEESLKSLLKLYSLHKISAEFVSILKLYEFLKKSRLIYLIQFGFKILKKLLTKQIISNNPSLLVFNIYRIGFLCTLKEHEK; encoded by the coding sequence ATGTTTTCAATTCTAATTCCCATATATAACCATAATGCTTTCCCTTTAGTTGAAGAACTTCATAAACAATGCCTTGAATCTAAAATAACATTTGAAATTTTATGTCAAGATGATGCTTCTCAATCTGTTTTAAACACATTTAATGAAGAAATAAATCAATTACCAAATTGCTCTTTTATTAGTTTAAAAAAAAATGTTGCGCACAGACAAAATAGAAATTTACTTGCCGAAAAAGCAAAATATGAATGGTTACTTTTTATAGATGGAGATTCAAAAATTATTCAAAAAAATTTCATTCAGAATTATATTGACAATACGCAGAACTATCAAGTAGTTTATGGAGGAAGAAATCATCCTGAAGATTGCCCTTCAAATAATCAAAAATTACGATGGAAATATGGAAAATATATTGAAGATAAAATTGCGAATGAACGGAGGAAAAATCCCTATAAATGTTTATTGTTCAATAATACACTCATCTTAAAATCTGAGTTTAATAAAGTAAAATTTGATTCAGAAATTACACTATATGGCCATGATGATACACAATTTTCATACAATTTAAGTATCATAAAAAGCAATGTTCATCATATAGACAACCCAATCTTACATGATGATATTGATGATAATAAAAAATATTTAAAAAAAGCTGAAGAAAGCTTAAAAAGCCTTTTAAAACTTTATAGTTTACATAAAATTAGCGCTGAATTTGTTTCTATTTTAAAACTATATGAATTCTTAAAAAAAAGCAGATTAATCTATTTGATACAATTCGGTTTTAAAATTTTGAAGAAATTATTAACGAAGCAAATAATAAGTAACAATCCATCGCTATTAGTTTTTAATATCTACAGAATAGGATTTTTATGTACTTTAAAAGAACACGAAAAATAA
- a CDS encoding glycosyltransferase family 2 protein, whose amino-acid sequence MPKISVIIPLFNKGFIISKTIQAVLAQTYADFEVILINDGSTDNSFEIASQFSDKRIHLFQQENKGAAAARNLGIERSNGEFIAFLDADDYWFPNHLEELVNLAEQFPNCGSYCSRYQIKNTEKTISTPVFNGISKNFNGIVANYFASNHPYKINITLNQMIPKKILLEMNCFTSGVTNGQDLELWTKIAIKYPIALNNKTTAIYNYYLPNTLSKKSIKTMTLMDFNQFKEQEKQNLDLKRFLDFHRIFYAKHYKIVGNNDKVEFYLNDVNKENISNNMKLFFKTPSFILSSLFQFKNWLFKKGIKI is encoded by the coding sequence ATGCCAAAAATATCTGTAATTATTCCACTTTTCAACAAAGGTTTTATCATTTCTAAAACCATCCAAGCCGTTTTAGCGCAAACTTACGCGGATTTTGAAGTGATCCTAATTAACGATGGCTCAACAGACAATAGTTTTGAAATTGCTTCTCAATTTTCAGATAAACGAATCCATTTATTCCAACAAGAAAATAAAGGAGCGGCTGCAGCTCGAAATTTAGGAATTGAAAGAAGTAATGGCGAATTTATAGCTTTCTTAGATGCTGATGACTACTGGTTTCCAAATCATTTAGAAGAATTGGTAAACCTCGCTGAACAATTTCCAAATTGTGGATCCTACTGTTCTAGATACCAAATTAAAAACACTGAAAAAACAATTTCTACTCCTGTTTTTAATGGCATCTCTAAAAATTTTAATGGAATTGTAGCTAATTATTTTGCTTCCAATCATCCTTATAAAATAAACATCACACTAAATCAAATGATTCCTAAAAAAATACTTTTAGAAATGAACTGCTTTACTTCTGGTGTTACTAATGGTCAAGATTTAGAATTGTGGACCAAAATTGCAATAAAATATCCTATTGCATTAAATAATAAAACAACAGCAATTTATAACTACTATTTACCAAATACTCTTTCGAAAAAAAGCATTAAAACAATGACTTTAATGGATTTTAATCAATTCAAAGAGCAAGAAAAACAGAATTTAGATTTAAAACGTTTTTTAGATTTTCATCGAATATTTTATGCCAAACATTATAAAATAGTTGGAAATAATGATAAAGTTGAATTTTATTTGAATGATGTAAACAAAGAAAACATTTCAAATAATATGAAACTATTCTTTAAAACACCTTCATTTATTTTAAGTAGTTTATTTCAATTTAAAAATTGGTTGTTCAAAAAAGGAATTAAAATTTAA
- a CDS encoding sugar 3,4-ketoisomerase: MLQNCKLLSIPKIEDPRGNLSVIENNVIPFEIKRVYYLYDVPSGAERGGHSHIEQQEFLIALSGSFDVVLNDGQKENIVTLNKPFEGLLIANGIWRELKNFSSGAVCLVIASDVFSEEDYIREFQIFLETKH; the protein is encoded by the coding sequence ATGCTACAAAATTGTAAATTATTATCTATTCCAAAGATCGAAGATCCTAGAGGAAATCTTTCCGTAATTGAAAACAATGTCATTCCTTTTGAAATTAAGCGTGTTTATTATTTGTATGACGTACCAAGTGGTGCTGAGCGCGGTGGACATTCGCATATTGAACAACAAGAGTTTTTAATTGCACTTTCGGGCAGTTTTGATGTTGTTTTAAATGATGGCCAAAAAGAAAATATAGTTACTTTAAACAAACCATTTGAGGGCTTATTAATTGCGAATGGAATTTGGCGCGAATTGAAGAATTTTTCTTCTGGTGCTGTTTGTTTAGTTATTGCTTCTGACGTATTTTCTGAAGAAGATTATATAAGAGAATTTCAAATTTTTTTAGAAACCAAACATTAA
- a CDS encoding glycosyltransferase family 2 protein, which yields MYQKSDIEILIATMNQTNFDFLESMFLFSDYTKFNILIVNQTIEDKILHSDNECIKVLNVFEKGLSKSRNLALKNATQKLLVFTDDDVVFQQKFEKKIIKSFNSYSIHDGFRFQFLNSQGNLAKKYPRTFRSRLSKLEILNSSSVELVFKHESLTNAMMQFDENFGLGTEFFMGEEAIFVSDGIKKGLKIGFVPEQLVSHSQPSTGQKTAISAIYFVQSAVFYRIFGKMYLFWIALKLFFDLKLRKINFSKIGHLFNQALKGKKAYANATKL from the coding sequence ATGTATCAAAAATCAGACATAGAAATATTAATTGCTACCATGAATCAAACCAATTTTGATTTTTTGGAATCTATGTTTTTGTTTTCTGATTATACAAAGTTTAATATACTTATAGTTAACCAAACTATTGAAGATAAAATTTTACATTCTGATAATGAGTGCATAAAAGTGCTCAATGTATTTGAAAAAGGTTTATCAAAAAGTAGAAATTTAGCATTGAAAAATGCTACACAAAAGTTACTTGTTTTTACAGATGATGACGTTGTTTTTCAGCAAAAATTTGAAAAAAAAATTATTAAATCATTCAATTCTTATTCTATACACGATGGTTTTCGATTTCAATTTTTAAACAGTCAAGGTAATTTAGCCAAAAAATACCCAAGAACTTTTCGGTCTCGATTATCCAAGTTAGAAATCTTAAATTCTTCTTCTGTAGAATTAGTTTTTAAACACGAAAGTCTTACAAATGCAATGATGCAATTTGATGAAAATTTTGGATTAGGAACTGAATTTTTTATGGGTGAAGAAGCGATATTTGTTTCGGATGGAATTAAAAAAGGGTTGAAAATTGGGTTTGTTCCTGAACAATTAGTTTCTCATTCACAACCTTCAACAGGACAAAAAACGGCTATTTCAGCTATTTATTTTGTGCAAAGTGCAGTTTTTTATCGAATATTTGGCAAAATGTATTTATTTTGGATAGCTTTGAAATTATTTTTTGATTTAAAATTACGCAAAATTAACTTTTCAAAAATCGGTCACTTGTTTAATCAAGCGCTAAAAGGGAAAAAAGCTTATGCCAATGCTACAAAATTGTAA
- a CDS encoding acyltransferase encodes MGILHQLKQFTFVKLRILKYKSLSTCQQVLGQPKLYHPLLLNGKGKISFGKNVQIGVVNSPNYYSHYSYFEARSSESEIFIGNDVSINNNCSIESLSKVTIHDNVLIGINCAILDNDGHDLAIDKRLSGTPKCAEITIEKNVFIGDNVTILKGVTIGENSVIGNGSVVTKSIPANVVAVGNPAKITKEI; translated from the coding sequence ATGGGAATTCTGCATCAATTGAAACAATTTACTTTTGTAAAGCTACGGATATTAAAATATAAAAGTTTATCAACTTGTCAGCAGGTTTTGGGTCAACCCAAATTATATCATCCATTACTTTTAAACGGAAAAGGTAAGATTTCGTTTGGAAAAAATGTACAAATTGGTGTTGTAAATTCACCAAACTACTATTCACATTACTCTTATTTTGAAGCAAGAAGTTCAGAAAGTGAAATTTTCATTGGAAATGACGTCTCAATTAATAACAATTGTTCCATCGAATCGCTTTCAAAAGTTACGATTCATGATAATGTTTTGATTGGAATAAATTGTGCTATTCTGGATAACGATGGACATGATTTAGCAATTGACAAACGACTTTCAGGAACGCCAAAATGTGCGGAAATTACAATTGAAAAGAATGTTTTTATAGGTGATAATGTTACCATTTTGAAAGGGGTAACTATTGGCGAAAATTCGGTGATTGGTAATGGTTCTGTTGTAACAAAAAGTATTCCTGCTAATGTAGTTGCTGTTGGAAATCCAGCAAAAATTACTAAAGAAATTTAA
- a CDS encoding glycosyltransferase translates to MAELLLIIPFYNESFRISKQDYIVMFEKYSEIDFLLVDDASTDNTLQMLEQFSRTFSNVFFLQNSKNSGKAESIRQGFLQFNVAQYQYIGYFDADLATPIEEMIKLFHFISKSEHFLFVMGSRIKLIGNNVQRSLVRHYFGRIFATVISQFILKTPIYDTQCGAKIIATDLAIELFKNPFKTKWLFDVELLLRFKKIDTDYYKKVAEIPLDTWIEKGNSKIRFKDMIGFPLQLLQIYFHYDKK, encoded by the coding sequence ATGGCTGAATTACTTTTAATAATTCCTTTTTACAATGAATCTTTTCGTATTTCGAAACAAGATTACATCGTTATGTTTGAAAAGTATTCCGAAATTGATTTCTTGTTAGTTGATGATGCTAGCACTGATAATACATTGCAGATGTTAGAGCAATTTTCTCGCACATTTTCTAATGTTTTTTTTCTTCAGAATTCTAAAAATTCGGGAAAGGCAGAAAGCATCAGACAAGGTTTTTTACAATTTAATGTTGCTCAATATCAATACATAGGCTATTTTGATGCAGATTTAGCTACACCTATTGAAGAAATGATAAAGTTATTTCATTTTATTTCAAAGAGCGAACACTTTTTATTTGTAATGGGAAGTAGGATAAAATTGATAGGAAATAATGTACAACGCTCATTAGTTCGCCACTATTTTGGTAGAATTTTTGCCACTGTAATAAGTCAGTTTATTTTAAAAACACCCATTTATGACACGCAATGTGGCGCAAAAATAATAGCCACTGATTTAGCTATTGAGCTTTTTAAAAATCCATTTAAAACAAAATGGTTATTTGATGTTGAACTACTGTTAAGATTTAAGAAAATCGATACGGATTATTACAAAAAAGTAGCTGAAATACCCCTTGATACTTGGATTGAAAAAGGAAATTCTAAAATTCGATTTAAAGATATGATAGGTTTTCCACTTCAATTATTACAGATTTATTTTCATTATGATAAAAAGTAA
- a CDS encoding O-antigen translocase, with amino-acid sequence MNFFEKHKLLKVLSLNAFGVLVQFVLGIFSVRIISEFLGPNGMALTGNFRSFTSLFKSISVLGLKEGLIKLFLENTDSKEEKNSVVSSFLVFFLGLSFVLTILIVLFAEPLSSYLFQNPVFSVYLNYFAVLLPFFVLQTLLITIFNANQEFKKIVGIQISTNILLFVSSFYFIYQQELEGAFFAIAIADFVSFFVAVFFVRKQFSFSFKFQSHYLKTISKFIGMALVSAILIPVTAILIRNYIIDNSSLYNAGIWEAITRISGFYMMFFSAGLSLYYLPKLSALKTDDEFKTELKYYFKILIPVFMGVLLMVFLLKDIIISIALTSEFQAVSELLIWQLIGDLFRVMTLAFGFQILVKAMVSKYIFIEIIYNGLFLGLSFFLFDSLQVKGVMQAYVIANAITFFVVLLMFRKLFFKYKKRV; translated from the coding sequence TTGAATTTTTTCGAAAAACATAAATTACTTAAAGTTTTATCACTAAATGCTTTTGGCGTATTGGTTCAATTTGTGTTGGGAATTTTCTCTGTGCGAATCATTTCTGAGTTTTTAGGACCAAACGGAATGGCATTAACGGGAAATTTTAGAAGTTTTACATCATTATTCAAATCGATTAGTGTTTTAGGTTTAAAAGAAGGTTTAATCAAGTTATTTTTAGAAAATACAGATAGTAAAGAAGAAAAAAACAGCGTTGTTTCTTCTTTTTTAGTATTCTTTTTGGGCTTATCGTTTGTATTAACAATACTAATTGTTTTGTTCGCAGAACCATTAAGTTCTTATTTATTTCAAAACCCTGTTTTTTCGGTTTATTTGAACTATTTTGCTGTTTTATTGCCATTTTTTGTTCTGCAAACGTTGCTAATCACTATTTTTAATGCCAATCAAGAATTTAAGAAAATCGTTGGTATTCAAATTAGTACGAATATTCTCTTATTTGTAAGTTCGTTTTATTTTATTTACCAACAAGAGTTGGAAGGTGCTTTTTTTGCGATTGCGATTGCCGATTTTGTTAGCTTTTTTGTCGCTGTTTTTTTTGTAAGAAAGCAATTTTCTTTTTCGTTCAAATTTCAATCTCATTATCTAAAAACAATATCTAAATTCATAGGAATGGCTTTAGTTAGTGCGATTTTAATTCCAGTTACGGCCATTTTAATTCGTAATTATATTATTGATAATTCAAGTTTATACAATGCAGGAATTTGGGAAGCAATTACAAGAATATCAGGGTTTTATATGATGTTTTTTAGCGCTGGATTATCGTTGTATTATTTGCCAAAGTTATCAGCTTTAAAAACGGATGATGAATTTAAAACCGAATTAAAATATTACTTTAAAATATTAATTCCGGTTTTTATGGGCGTTCTTTTAATGGTTTTTTTATTAAAAGATATTATAATTTCAATTGCATTAACTTCAGAATTTCAAGCGGTGAGCGAATTGTTAATTTGGCAACTTATTGGCGATTTATTTCGAGTGATGACTTTAGCTTTTGGCTTTCAAATCCTTGTAAAAGCTATGGTTTCAAAATATATTTTTATTGAAATCATTTACAACGGATTGTTTTTAGGTTTAAGTTTTTTTCTGTTTGATTCGCTTCAAGTAAAAGGAGTTATGCAAGCGTATGTAATTGCAAATGCGATAACCTTTTTTGTAGTTTTATTGATGTTTAGAAAATTGTTTTTTAAATATAAAAAAAGAGTATAA
- a CDS encoding MBOAT family O-acyltransferase, translating to MLFNSIDFAIFLPIVFFLYWFVTNKNLKLQNALIVLVSYFFYGWWNWNFLLLILLSTIVDYTVCRILSFEENKLKRKLLLWVSIVVNLGILGFFKYYNFFLDNFITAFSFFGSDIKANSLNIILPVGISFYTFQTMSYTIDVYRKKIEPVKDFIIFSAFVSFFPQLVAGPIERATNLLPQFNKKRTFNYSKAVDGLRQILWGLFKKIVIADNCAEFANLIFNNSSDYSGSTLVLGALFFTFQIYGDFSGYSDIAIGTSRLFGFDLMRNFNFPYFSRDIAEFWRRWHISLSTWFRDYLYIPLGGSRGGTWMKITNTFLIFIVSGFWHGANWTFIAWGALNAIYFLPLLLTNSHRNNIGIVAQGSKLPSAKELLFMLLTFGLTVLAWIFFRAENIEHALSYISQIFSSSLFTFPEFEGMIKALTTIILILFFILIEWQGREKQYAIEHFGSKWKQPLRYLFYYSIIIIIFLFGGKEQQFIYFQF from the coding sequence ATGCTTTTTAACTCAATAGACTTTGCCATTTTTTTACCAATAGTTTTTTTTCTTTATTGGTTTGTAACGAACAAAAATTTAAAACTACAAAACGCATTAATTGTTTTAGTTAGTTATTTTTTTTATGGTTGGTGGAATTGGAATTTCTTATTACTAATTCTATTAAGTACTATAGTTGATTATACTGTTTGTAGAATTTTAAGTTTTGAAGAAAATAAGTTAAAAAGGAAACTATTATTATGGGTAAGTATTGTTGTAAATCTTGGAATTCTAGGTTTTTTTAAATATTACAACTTTTTTTTAGACAATTTTATAACTGCTTTTTCATTTTTTGGTTCCGATATAAAAGCAAATTCACTCAATATAATATTACCTGTTGGAATAAGTTTTTATACTTTTCAAACAATGAGTTATACTATTGATGTGTATAGAAAAAAAATTGAACCAGTAAAAGATTTCATTATTTTTTCTGCTTTTGTGAGTTTCTTTCCTCAACTTGTTGCTGGCCCAATTGAAAGAGCAACTAATTTGTTACCCCAGTTTAATAAAAAGAGAACATTTAACTATTCTAAAGCTGTTGATGGTTTGCGACAAATTCTATGGGGATTATTTAAAAAAATTGTAATTGCTGATAATTGTGCTGAGTTTGCAAATCTAATCTTCAACAATTCATCTGATTATTCAGGAAGTACTTTAGTTTTGGGAGCTTTGTTTTTTACTTTTCAAATCTATGGTGATTTTTCGGGTTATTCAGATATTGCAATTGGAACTTCCAGACTCTTTGGTTTTGATTTGATGCGAAATTTTAACTTTCCCTATTTTTCAAGGGATATTGCCGAGTTTTGGCGACGATGGCATATTTCACTTTCAACGTGGTTTCGAGATTATTTATATATTCCACTTGGCGGCAGTCGTGGTGGAACGTGGATGAAAATTACAAATACATTTCTCATATTTATAGTCAGTGGATTTTGGCACGGAGCTAACTGGACTTTTATTGCATGGGGCGCTTTAAATGCGATCTATTTTTTACCTTTATTATTAACAAATAGCCATCGTAATAATATTGGAATTGTAGCTCAAGGCTCAAAACTACCAAGTGCAAAAGAACTTTTGTTTATGTTGTTAACTTTTGGATTAACCGTTTTAGCATGGATATTTTTTCGTGCTGAAAACATAGAACATGCTTTAAGTTATATTTCTCAAATTTTCTCATCATCTCTTTTTACTTTTCCTGAATTTGAAGGAATGATAAAGGCTTTGACAACAATTATTCTCATATTGTTTTTTATTTTAATAGAATGGCAAGGAAGAGAAAAGCAATATGCAATTGAACATTTTGGTTCAAAATGGAAACAACCATTGCGCTACTTGTTTTATTATTCCATTATCATTATAATATTTTTATTTGGCGGTAAAGAGCAGCAATTTATTTATTTTCAGTTTTAA